In one window of Niallia sp. Man26 DNA:
- a CDS encoding LysE family transporter, protein MNITSFIIYCFIVTFTPGPTNIVILSTVHNFGTRKAMEYTYGATVAFGLLLVVSAFLNSVLYTIIPKLLMVMQIIGSLYMIYLAVQIYKSDSAKGNLINNTGTFLSGFIMQFVNPKVILFTMTIIPSYIMPYFQSASALMTSIAGITFIGFLAFITWVLFGAIFKAFLQKHKKAVNLLMALFLVYAAGMMWF, encoded by the coding sequence ATGAATATTACATCATTTATAATATACTGCTTTATCGTAACATTCACACCAGGTCCTACTAATATCGTTATTTTATCAACAGTGCACAATTTTGGTACTAGAAAGGCAATGGAATATACATATGGAGCAACGGTTGCGTTCGGCCTACTGCTTGTTGTATCTGCTTTTCTGAACTCTGTGCTTTATACAATCATACCCAAGCTTTTAATGGTGATGCAGATTATCGGCAGCTTATACATGATTTATCTGGCAGTGCAAATATATAAAAGTGATTCAGCAAAAGGCAATTTAATAAATAATACAGGCACGTTTTTATCTGGATTTATCATGCAATTTGTAAATCCTAAAGTAATTCTGTTTACGATGACCATTATTCCAAGCTATATCATGCCGTATTTCCAGTCAGCATCAGCATTGATGACAAGTATAGCCGGTATTACTTTCATCGGTTTTTTAGCCTTTATTACTTGGGTGCTTTTCGGCGCAATATTTAAAGCCTTTTTGCAAAAACATAAAAAGGCAGTCAATCTTCTAATGGCTTTATTTCTAGTATACGCCGCTGGAATGATGTGGTTTTAG
- a CDS encoding AraC family transcriptional regulator — protein MEKFIYKKSAGITALAASMYEFTYKKHAHKEYAIGVTLRGIQRYHLDGSLQLSHKGGVMFFNPEQAHDGMAHDDAGLDYVMLYIDPQLFLEVSEKKEIIKFSTPIVYDKILQQKVIRLANAILNKKGEDVCSELLLSLTDSLVQTNLSQEYKKDNVLIRKAKEMLRANLLAVPKLDDISGELDLSKYQFIRIFNAHTGISPYQYFLNSKLEQAKQLIERKRDIYAAVAECGFVDLPHLNKHFKSVYGTTAYEYLSNLN, from the coding sequence GTGGAGAAATTTATTTATAAAAAATCAGCTGGCATAACTGCCTTAGCAGCCAGTATGTATGAGTTTACCTATAAAAAGCATGCTCATAAAGAGTATGCAATAGGGGTCACATTACGCGGCATTCAACGATATCATTTAGATGGCAGTTTGCAGTTGTCCCATAAAGGCGGCGTCATGTTTTTTAATCCAGAACAAGCTCATGACGGGATGGCACATGATGATGCAGGCCTTGATTATGTGATGCTTTATATCGATCCACAACTGTTCTTAGAGGTATCGGAGAAAAAGGAAATAATCAAGTTTTCAACACCTATTGTATACGATAAAATCCTTCAGCAAAAAGTTATAAGACTAGCTAATGCTATTCTTAATAAAAAAGGGGAAGATGTCTGCAGTGAGTTGCTGCTGTCGCTAACAGACAGTCTTGTTCAAACAAACCTCTCTCAAGAATATAAAAAAGATAATGTTCTGATAAGAAAAGCAAAGGAGATGCTTCGTGCTAACTTACTGGCCGTTCCTAAGCTTGACGATATAAGCGGTGAGCTTGATTTATCAAAATATCAATTTATCCGAATATTCAATGCTCATACAGGAATCTCCCCATATCAATACTTTCTAAACAGCAAGCTAGAACAAGCAAAGCAGTTAATAGAAAGAAAGAGAGATATCTATGCTGCTGTAGCAGAATGCGGTTTTGTAGATTTACCTCATTTAAATAAACATTTTAAAAGTGTCTATGGAACGACAGCATATGAATATTTGTCTAATTTAAATTGA